One stretch of Micromonospora cremea DNA includes these proteins:
- the tsaA gene encoding tRNA (N6-threonylcarbamoyladenosine(37)-N6)-methyltransferase TrmO, translating into MTEAQSDDAYLLRPVGRVLSPLTDAASAPRQGDEGAPDAWLVFDPQVERALGDVRVGAELLVLTWLDRARRDILTVHPRGDETRPESGVFSTRSPHRPNPIGLHRVRVLAMDGLRVRVADLEALDGTPVLDVKPVLGAAGER; encoded by the coding sequence ATGACCGAAGCCCAGAGCGACGATGCGTACCTGCTGCGCCCGGTCGGCCGGGTCCTCTCGCCGCTGACCGACGCGGCGAGCGCGCCGAGGCAGGGCGACGAGGGCGCGCCGGACGCCTGGCTGGTCTTCGACCCGCAGGTCGAGCGGGCCCTGGGCGATGTACGGGTCGGTGCGGAGCTGCTGGTGCTGACCTGGCTGGACCGGGCTCGACGGGACATCCTGACGGTGCACCCGCGCGGCGACGAGACACGGCCGGAGTCGGGCGTTTTCAGCACCCGCTCCCCACACCGGCCCAACCCGATCGGGCTGCACCGCGTACGGGTGCTGGCGATGGACGGGCTGCGCGTGCGGGTGGCCGACCTAGAGGCGCTGGACGGCACGCCGGTGCTCGACGTCAAGCCGGTGCTGGGCGCGGCCGGCGAGCGTTGA
- a CDS encoding VOC family protein has protein sequence MAAEQPAPAVRQLRLVVEAADHDAAVAFFRDALGLPEQAAFSGDGDARVVILDAGRATLEIANPAQKRMIDEVEVGRQVAPRIRVAFEVDDARETTARLVAAGASEIAPPTRTPWHSLNSRLDAPADLQITVFQELRTPDERAGTDGFGTGRDGDD, from the coding sequence ATGGCCGCCGAGCAACCCGCACCCGCTGTCCGTCAGCTGCGCCTCGTCGTGGAGGCGGCCGATCACGACGCCGCCGTCGCGTTCTTCCGCGACGCGCTCGGCCTGCCCGAGCAGGCGGCGTTCAGCGGCGACGGGGACGCCCGGGTGGTGATCCTGGACGCCGGCCGGGCCACCCTGGAGATCGCCAACCCGGCACAGAAGCGCATGATCGACGAGGTCGAGGTGGGCCGGCAGGTGGCACCCCGCATCCGGGTGGCCTTCGAGGTGGACGACGCCCGGGAGACCACCGCCCGACTGGTCGCCGCCGGGGCGAGCGAGATCGCGCCACCCACCCGTACGCCCTGGCACTCGCTCAACTCCCGCCTCGACGCCCCGGCGGACCTCCAGATCACCGTCTTCCAGGAGCTGCGTACCCCGGACGAGCGGGCCGGGACGGACGGCTTCGGCACCGGACGTGACGGCGACGACTGA
- a CDS encoding DUF3626 domain-containing protein encodes MTATTEPGGLPAVALTPAQTAALAHVRSIAVAERPAALAALARELATADVGQRPEQLLAAVVQHARLTVNFHPDRLCADGRTVAAALADDGVYRSQFVTGISNGGLTAFPGGDRDRWERRMFDGAYQRPGVTPADRPTYGGLNLLDHADGACPRFGSCHLRLRPAVLARATFCLGDSHLGPRTVGTADAFEAVLAGLVAGTAATGECLGRTGTDVATLIRTSLSVPTGPRTVGRALDDYVEAQVHGTLDLAEDVEELVVDPSFAGTPTGATLELIAQRFGYPLRWHQGFALAVDQVDPEFRGPAIPVLAARLHREFAPPGEPVDAALIGRGALSVITEPARWADLGPAADTLQHIKQLWHVLVRYGTPHVS; translated from the coding sequence GTGACGGCGACGACTGAGCCGGGCGGGCTGCCCGCCGTCGCACTCACCCCGGCACAGACGGCCGCCCTGGCCCACGTCCGGTCGATCGCCGTGGCAGAGCGTCCCGCCGCCCTCGCCGCCCTCGCCCGGGAACTCGCCACCGCCGACGTCGGCCAACGGCCGGAGCAGTTGCTCGCCGCGGTCGTGCAACATGCTCGGCTGACCGTCAACTTCCACCCCGACCGGTTGTGCGCCGACGGTCGGACGGTCGCCGCGGCACTGGCCGACGACGGGGTGTATCGCAGCCAGTTCGTCACGGGCATCTCCAACGGCGGGCTCACCGCGTTCCCCGGCGGCGACCGGGACCGCTGGGAACGGCGAATGTTCGACGGCGCGTACCAGCGGCCCGGCGTGACGCCAGCCGACCGGCCCACGTACGGCGGTCTGAACCTGCTCGACCACGCGGACGGCGCCTGCCCTCGCTTCGGCTCCTGTCACCTGCGGCTGCGCCCCGCGGTGCTGGCCCGGGCGACCTTCTGCCTTGGCGACAGCCACCTCGGCCCGCGTACGGTGGGCACCGCCGACGCCTTCGAGGCGGTGCTCGCCGGGCTCGTCGCCGGCACTGCCGCCACCGGTGAATGCCTGGGACGCACCGGCACGGACGTCGCCACCCTGATCCGGACCTCGCTGAGCGTGCCGACCGGTCCGCGCACCGTCGGTCGCGCGCTGGACGACTACGTGGAGGCGCAGGTCCACGGCACCCTCGACCTTGCCGAGGACGTCGAGGAACTGGTGGTGGATCCGTCCTTCGCCGGCACGCCGACTGGCGCGACACTGGAGTTGATCGCCCAGCGGTTCGGCTACCCGCTGCGGTGGCATCAAGGTTTCGCGCTGGCGGTGGATCAGGTTGACCCGGAGTTCCGGGGCCCGGCGATCCCGGTGTTGGCGGCGCGCCTGCACCGGGAGTTCGCCCCACCGGGCGAACCGGTGGACGCGGCCCTGATCGGTCGGGGTGCGCTCTCGGTGATCACCGAGCCGGCCCGCTGGGCCGATCTGGGGCCCGCCGCCGACACCCTGCAGCACATCAAGCAGCTCTGGCACGTTCTCGTCCGGTACGGCACCCCGCACGTGAGCTGA
- a CDS encoding MazG-like family protein — MDESIWEAARASRGWLDAANGTGQTELTCRILKLTEEAGEASAAWIGLLGQNPRKGVTHTREDVAAELADVAFTALVAIESLGLDARSVLDSCAAKVRSRLAD; from the coding sequence GTGGACGAGTCGATCTGGGAGGCGGCCCGGGCGTCGCGCGGCTGGTTGGACGCGGCGAACGGCACCGGGCAGACGGAACTGACCTGCCGCATTCTCAAGCTGACCGAGGAGGCGGGGGAGGCGTCGGCGGCCTGGATCGGTCTGCTCGGGCAGAACCCGCGCAAGGGCGTCACGCACACCCGCGAGGACGTGGCAGCGGAGCTGGCTGACGTCGCCTTCACGGCGCTGGTGGCGATTGAGAGCCTGGGGCTGGATGCCCGGTCGGTGTTGGACTCCTGCGCCGCCAAAGTCCGCTCACGCCTCGCTGATTGA